From Longimicrobium sp.:
AGCTTTCCCGACCGCACCCTGATCGAGTTCCGCGACGGCGTGACCGCCATCGTGGGCTCCAACGGCTGCGGGAAGAGCAACACCGCCGACGCCGTGCGCTGGGTGCTGGGCGAGCAGCGCGCGTCGGCGCTGCGCGGCGGGAAGATGGAGGAGGTGATCTTCCAGGGCACCGTCAAGCGCCGCCCGCTGAACTTCGCCGAGGTCACGCTGGCGTTCAGC
This genomic window contains:
- a CDS encoding AAA family ATPase; protein product: MKLRSLRLHGFKSFPDRTLIEFRDGVTAIVGSNGCGKSNTADAVRWVLGEQRASALRGGKMEEVIFQGTVKRRPLNFAEVTLAFS